The Salvia miltiorrhiza cultivar Shanhuang (shh) chromosome 1, IMPLAD_Smil_shh, whole genome shotgun sequence genome has a window encoding:
- the LOC131006990 gene encoding probable LRR receptor-like serine/threonine-protein kinase At3g47570, whose protein sequence is MGMGTSLLISFKLVLLISNILSSRAFDLSSDEDALLAFKNAITVDTNGVLSKSWVSNSSSSVCEWAGVSCGAKHRRVTALNLSGLALWGNLAPHLGNLTFLRSLDVSSNNFSGSLPTQLSKLRRLKGINAAFNNLSGEIPTAIFTNMSALEEIDLRSNKLSGQLPSDICSIDSPKLKRLFLRENQIHGNIPTRVYQCTELEELSLSINQFSGGIPTQIGNLSMLTLLSLYQNHLQGNIPPSIFNISSLESMYLFSNNLSGSIPTNLDTLPNLQELHLYSNNLAGYIPKQIGNLTSLVKLDLASNKLTGELPEELGNLAGLESLTASFNDFLFGSIPSSIFNLSSLMELSLQQNQFSGSLPSNMGLSLVNLSLFFNKLTGKIPTSITNASQLIMLELNRNSFTGSIPDLGNLRHLRYLRLWENNLTATESPNQQLTFFSSLTNCRDLEILEISNNSVMNGILPSSVGNLSTSLVTFSASNCDIRGVIPSEIGNLSSLQSLDLSGNQFTGSIPTTIGKLKQLGTLYLYGNQLQGYIPHHLCRISNLVDLYLSGNMLTSSIPECFGGLKSLQTLSFASNKLNSTLPFNFFNLPGLIVLDLSSNYLSGQLPDQIGSLTGINYLDLSSNKFSANVPNTIDGCESLEFLFLSNNMLNGSIPESLGKVRGLRNLDLSNNNLSGVIPESLKNLGLESFNVSYNKLQGKIPDGGCFANFSFESFVQNSGLCGAARFQVPPCPRNRGRSRSETVALIMKYVVPPFIAAVILVLILVFLLKRRRQKNTPASADVSSVGVSWKIVSERELTQGTSSFSEINLLGRGSFGSVFKAMLSNETDVVAVKVFNLELEGALKSFDTESRILSTIRHRNLIKILGCCSNEHFKALILAYMPNGSLDKWLHSDVYVLDLMQRLGIAIDVALALEYLHHNHTFTIVHCDIKPNNVLLDEDMTAHVGDFGISKLFEDREAVAHTITMATIGYAAPEYGSEGKVSTQGDVYSYGILLLEIFTSKKPTDDMFSAEMGIKEWVGKALQENRMSGVVAPGLLSRQDPHFSAMEQCVSSVFDLVMKCLAFSPDERINMMQVAASLHKFKVTLEAAKKRQSRRS, encoded by the exons ATGGGCATGGGCACCTCTTTGTTAATTTCTTTTAAACTTGTGCTTTTAATTTCAAACATCTTGTCCTCACGGGCATTCGATTTGAGCAGTGATGAAGATGCTCTACTCGCTTTCAAAAATGCCATCACTGTAGACACAAACGGTGTGTTGAGCAAGAGCTGGGTGAGCAACAGTAGTAGTTCCGTGTGTGAGTGGGCGGGCGTGTCGTGCGGCGCCAAACACCGGAGGGTCACAGCCCTCAATCTCTCTGGGCTGGCGCTCTGGGGAAACCTCGCTCCGCATCTCGGAAACCTAACGTTTCTCCGCTCCTTGGACGTCAGCTCCAACAATTTCTCGGGCAGCTTACCCACTCAGCTCTCTAAACTGCGGCGTTTGAAGGGAATAAACGCGGCGTTTAACAACCTCAGTGGAGAGATACCGACAGCTATCTTTACAAACATGTCTGCATTGGAAGAGATTGATCTCAGATCTAACAAGCTATCAGGCCAGCTCCCAAGTGATATATGCAGTATTGATTCTCCCAAACTGAAGAGATTGTTTCTCAGAGAGAATCAAATTCATGGGAATATTCCGACCAGAGTCTACCAATGCACAGAGCTGGAGGAGCTGAGCTTGTCGATCAACCAGTTCAGTGGCGGCATACCAACTCAAATTGGGAATTTGAGCATGCTTACGCTTTTATCTCTATATCAAAACCATCTCCAag GAAATATTCCGCCTTCTATCTTCAACATTTCCTCGTTGGAATCCATGTACCTCTTCAGCAACAATCTCTCTGGAAGCATCCCCACGAATTTGGACACTTTACCCAACCTCCAAGAGTTGCATCTATACAGCAACAACTTAGCAG GTTACATACCAAAGCAAATCGGAAACCTCACTTCACTAGTAAAGCTGGATCTTGCTTCCAATAAGTTGACGG GTGAATTGCCGGAAGAGCTTGGTAATCTAGCAGGCCTCGAGTCCTTAACGGCGTCGTTCAACGATTTCTTGTTTGGTTCCATCCCTTCTTCCATATTCAATTTATCAAGTTTGATGGAACTCTCTCTTCAGCAGAATCAGTTTTCCGGTAGCCTTCCTTCAAACATGGGGCTCTCACTTGTGaatctttctttattttttaacaaaCTCACCGGCAAAATTCCAACCTCCATCACCAACGCTTCTCAGCTTATTATGTTGGAATTGAACAGAAACTCATTCACTGGCTCCATCCCCGACTTGGGTAATCTAAGACATCTGCGATACCTTCGCCTCTGGGAAAATAATTTGACAGCAACTGAATCTCCCAATCAACAACTCACATTTTTCTCTTCATTGACTAACTGTCGCGATTTGGAGATATTGGAAATATCAAACAATTCAGTGATGAATGGTATCCTCCCATCTTCCGTTGGGAATTTATCTACTTCTCTTGTCACTTTTTCAGCATCTAACTGCGACATTAGAGGGGTTATTCCTTCTGAAATTGGAAACTTAAGCAGTTTGCAAAGTTTGGATTTATCTGGGAATCAATTCACAGGATCAATCCCGACCACAATTGGAAAACTTAAGCAACTTGGAACATTATATCTTTATGGTAACCAGCTGCAAGGATATATTCCTCATCATCTTTGCAGAATCAGTAATTTGGTAGACTTATATTTGAGTGGTAATATGCTCACAAGTTCAATACCTGAATGTTTTGGTGGACTTAAATCCCTTCAAACACTCTCTTTTGCCTCAAACAAGCTGAATTCCACACTTcctttcaacttcttcaatCTTCCAGGGCTCATAGTTCTCGACTTGTCATCAAACTATCTGAGCGGTCAACTTCCTGATCAAATCGGAAGCTTGACGGGTATCAACTACCTAGACTTGTCTTCTAACAAGTTCTCAGCAAACGTTCCAAACACGATTGATGGTTGTGAATCACTCGAGTTCTTGTTTTTGTCAAATAATATGTTGAATGGATCCATCCCTGAATCTTTGGGGAAGGTCAGAGGCTTGAGGAATCTGGATCTATCCAATAATAATCTCTCTGGCGTGATACCCGAATCTCTGAAAAATCTGGGTCTCGAATCTTTCAATGTTTCTTACAACAAATTGCAAGGAAAGATTCCAGATGGGGGTTGCTTCGCCAACTTTAGTTTTGAATCTTTTGTTCAGAACTCTGGTCTATGCGGCGCTGCAAGATTTCAAGTGCCACCTTGTCCGAGAAATCGTGGAAGATCAAGATCGGAAACAGTTGCTCTGATAATGAAATATGTTGTGCCACCCTTCATTGCAGCTGTGATTTTAGTGCTCATCCTAGTTTTCCTGCTAAAGAGACGCAGACAAAAAAATACTCCAGCTTCTGCTGATGTTTCATCTGTGGGAGTGTCGTGGAAGATTGTCTCAGAGAGAGAACTCACGCAGGGGACGAGCTCGTTTAGTGAGATAAACCTACTGGGAAGAGGGAGCTTCGGCTCAGTGTTCAAAGCAATGCTTAGTAATGAAACAGATGTGGTAGCAGTCAAAGTGTTCAACTTGGAACTGGAAGGAGCGCTCAAGAGCTTTGACACGGAGAGCCGGATACTGAGCACCATTCGACACAGGAACTTGATCAAGATACTCGGCTGTTGCAGCAACGAGCACTTCAAGGCCTTGATTCTTGCTTACATGCCTAATGGGAGTCTGGACAAATGGCTGCATTCTGATGTGTATGTTTTGGATCTGATGCAGAGGTTGGGCATTGCCATAGACGTCGCGTTGGCCTTGGAATATCTTCACCACAATCACACGTTTACCATTGTGCATTGTGATATAAAGCCCAACAATGTGCTGCTTGATGAAGATATGACTGCTCATGTTGGCGATTTTGGCATTTCTAAGCTTTTTGAGGATAGGGAAGCTGTCGCTCATACTATAACCATGGCAACTATCGGCTATGCAGCACCAG AGTACGGATCAGAAGGAAAAGTATCCACACAAGGGGATGTATATAGCTATGGGATATTGTTGTTAGAGATTTTTACGAGTAAAAAGCCAACAGATGATATGTTCAGCGCAGAAATGGGCATAAAGGAGTGGGTGGGGAAAGCATTACAAGAAAATAGGATGAGTGGAGTTGTGGCGCCTGGTTTGCTATCAAGACAAGATCCACATTTCTCTGCAATGGAGCAATGTGTGTCGTCTGTTTTTGATTTGGTGATGAAATGTTTGGCCTTTTCACCCGATGAGAGAATCAACATGATGCAAGTAGCAGCTTCATTGCACAAGTTCAAAGTTACACTAGAAGCAGCCAAGAAGAGGCAAAGCCGCAGATCTTGA